One Lycium barbarum isolate Lr01 chromosome 5, ASM1917538v2, whole genome shotgun sequence genomic window carries:
- the LOC132642566 gene encoding mavicyanin-like, with the protein MAEKAFIVSFLLMMFMLFGLTMAKTYVVGDSAGWTSNKQVDYKRWSVSNHFEIGDVLLFEFNPNKDNVVLVTKEDFEACNGYPFGTPSLGKERFPLYSEGQLYFICSVPGHCNAGQKLEITIHSAASPATAPTPSTTNKLSPSDSASNGSILLSPSFCFSFMLLAFSLYLVA; encoded by the exons ATGGCTGAGAAAGCGTTCATAGTTTCTTTCTTGTTAATGATGTTCATGCTTTTTGGCTTAACAATGGCAAAAACATACGTGGTTGGTGATTCTGCTGGTTGGACAAGCAATAAGCAAGTTGATTACAAGAGATGGTCAGTGTCTAACCATTTTGAAATTGGCGATGTTCTTC TGTTTGAATTCAATCCAAACAAGGATAATGTAGTCCTGGTGACAAAAGAAGATTTCGAAGCGTGCAATGGCTACCCATTTGGTACCCCAAGCCTTGGCAAGGAAAGGTTCCCTCTTTATTCTGAAGGCCAATTGTATTTTATTTGCAGCGTTCCAGGCCATTGTAACGCTGGTCAAAAGCTCGAAATCACCATTCATTCTGCTGCATCTCCGGCTACAGCTCCGACGCCATCTACGACAAACAAGTTGAGCCCCTCAGATTCAGCCTCTAATGGATCAATTTTGCTCTCCCCAAGCTTTTGCTTCTCATTCATGCTACTCGCATTTTCACTCTATTTAGTTGCTTGA